The following proteins are encoded in a genomic region of Magnolia sinica isolate HGM2019 chromosome 1, MsV1, whole genome shotgun sequence:
- the LOC131258358 gene encoding early nodulin-93-like isoform X1 — MGFPSEMRDAWANRRKSILIASPEEERILNAKRCQEEGVRAGLKAASIACVVSAVPTLIGVRVIPWAKANLNYTAQALIISAASISAYFIVADKTILESARKNSFENYKKEA; from the exons ATGGGTTTTCCCTCGGAAATGAGAGACGCTTGGGCAAACAGAAGGAAATCCATCTTGATTGCTTCCCCTGAAGAAGAGAGGATCCTCAATGCAAAGCGCTGCCAAGAAG AGGGGGTCCGTGCTGGGTTGAAGGCTGCTTCCATTGCATGTGTTGTTAGCGCAGTGCCAACA TTGATCGGTGTTCGAGTCATACCTTGGGCAAAGGCTAACCTTAATTACACTGCACAGGCGCTCATCATATCAGCAG CTTCAATTTCTGCCTACTTCATTGTAGCTGATAAAACTATTCTAGAGAGTGCGAGGAAAAACAGCTTTGAGAATTACAAGAAAGAAGCTTGA
- the LOC131258358 gene encoding early nodulin-93-like isoform X2, with translation MGFPSEMRDAWANRRKSILIASPEEERILNAKRCQEEGVRAGLKAASIACVVSAVPTLIGVRVIPWAKANLNYTAQALIISAADKTILESARKNSFENYKKEA, from the exons ATGGGTTTTCCCTCGGAAATGAGAGACGCTTGGGCAAACAGAAGGAAATCCATCTTGATTGCTTCCCCTGAAGAAGAGAGGATCCTCAATGCAAAGCGCTGCCAAGAAG AGGGGGTCCGTGCTGGGTTGAAGGCTGCTTCCATTGCATGTGTTGTTAGCGCAGTGCCAACA TTGATCGGTGTTCGAGTCATACCTTGGGCAAAGGCTAACCTTAATTACACTGCACAGGCGCTCATCATATCAGCAG CTGATAAAACTATTCTAGAGAGTGCGAGGAAAAACAGCTTTGAGAATTACAAGAAAGAAGCTTGA